Proteins from a single region of Desulfovibrio sp. Huiquan2017:
- a CDS encoding hybrid sensor histidine kinase/response regulator translates to MPTSKILVVEDDALAQLDIKLALERAGYDVVGMTCRGEEALSLADRLAPDIVLMDILLEGDMDGLEAAGELRTRFDIPVIFLTVVVDEETLHWATVTGPFGYLVKPVDHIELRAAIEVGLYKHQMERELRKAKQAAEAASRAKASFLATVSHELRTPMTGVLGMTELLLLSDLGEPYRENVRLIKESSMGLLSVLNQILDYSKLEASSLTVRKVDFRIEDLVTGVLSQHRRAAQAKNVRLEYSISPDIPDWVRGDPSKLRQVIGNLVANAVSFTPSGQVLVDVSPTAGEGGASSPDGALAVQVLVRDSGVGIPGDKLEEIFESFHQGADHLHHATGGLGLGLAIANRLVEFLGGTLRCSSEVGRGSVFAVTVPLERSPYEDSSPSASVLGEDSPLAGVRVLVAEDDLVNQRYLVRLLEKMGCAVVLAADGAQAVKALKEGPFDIVLMDVEMPEMDGIEATRRIRDPEIGCLDPAVPIVALTARAMWGDEQRCLHAGMDDYVSKPVDVDTVAAIIQSTLKKEQFRPCRPFHGA, encoded by the coding sequence ATGCCCACAAGCAAGATATTGGTCGTTGAGGACGACGCTCTGGCGCAATTGGATATCAAGCTGGCCCTGGAGCGGGCTGGATATGACGTGGTCGGCATGACCTGCCGGGGGGAGGAGGCCTTGAGTCTGGCCGACCGGTTGGCCCCGGACATTGTACTCATGGACATTTTGCTCGAAGGCGACATGGATGGTCTTGAGGCTGCAGGTGAGCTGCGCACTCGTTTCGACATTCCCGTCATATTCCTGACTGTGGTGGTGGACGAGGAGACCCTGCACTGGGCCACGGTGACCGGTCCTTTCGGTTATCTGGTCAAGCCTGTGGACCACATCGAGCTGCGCGCGGCCATCGAGGTCGGGCTGTACAAGCACCAGATGGAACGGGAGCTGCGCAAGGCCAAGCAGGCCGCCGAAGCCGCCAGTCGCGCCAAGGCCTCGTTCCTGGCCACGGTCAGTCATGAACTGCGTACGCCCATGACCGGCGTGCTCGGCATGACCGAATTGCTGCTTCTGTCCGACCTGGGCGAGCCGTATCGCGAGAACGTCCGGCTCATCAAGGAATCCTCCATGGGACTGCTGTCGGTACTCAATCAGATTCTCGACTACTCCAAGCTGGAGGCCAGCTCCCTGACCGTCCGCAAGGTGGACTTCCGCATCGAGGACCTCGTCACCGGCGTGCTCTCGCAACACCGCCGGGCGGCCCAGGCCAAGAACGTGCGCCTGGAATACTCCATTTCCCCGGATATCCCGGACTGGGTGCGCGGTGATCCGTCCAAGCTGCGCCAGGTGATCGGCAATCTTGTCGCCAATGCGGTCTCATTTACGCCTTCGGGGCAGGTCTTGGTGGATGTTTCTCCGACGGCGGGGGAGGGGGGGGCGTCCTCGCCGGATGGTGCCTTGGCCGTGCAGGTCCTGGTCCGGGACTCGGGTGTCGGCATCCCCGGCGACAAGCTGGAAGAAATTTTCGAGAGCTTTCATCAGGGCGCGGACCATCTTCATCACGCCACGGGCGGCCTCGGCCTGGGGCTGGCCATCGCCAACCGGCTGGTGGAGTTCTTGGGTGGCACCCTGCGCTGCTCAAGCGAGGTGGGCAGGGGCAGCGTCTTTGCCGTGACCGTACCGCTGGAGCGCAGCCCCTATGAGGACTCCTCGCCGTCCGCCTCGGTTCTGGGCGAGGATTCGCCTCTTGCGGGCGTCAGAGTCCTGGTGGCCGAGGATGATCTGGTCAACCAGCGTTATCTGGTGCGCCTGCTTGAAAAGATGGGCTGCGCGGTCGTCCTGGCCGCGGACGGCGCGCAGGCTGTGAAGGCCCTCAAGGAAGGGCCTTTCGACATCGTGCTTATGGACGTGGAAATGCCCGAAATGGACGGCATTGAGGCTACCCGGCGCATCCGGGACCCGGAAATCGGCTGCCTGGACCCGGCCGTGCCCATCGTGGCCCTGACCGCACGGGCCATGTGGGGCGACGAGCAGCGTTGCCTGCACGCGGGTATGGATGATTATGTTTCCAAGCCGGTTGACGTTGACACCGTCGCCGCAATCATACAATCAACCCTGAAGAAGGAACAATTCCGGCCCTGCCGCCCCTTCCACGGAGCTTGA
- a CDS encoding AI-2E family transporter produces the protein MSESNGPAPLISGGIYKVFLILLLLFSLYLGFSLVEPFMHTMIFSTVLAVLFTPVFNWALKLCKGRRTWASALTVGIIVFALVLPLAFLFMALISQGVESLVSLNAWIAQGSYKSFLSLEMLDKYANLLHEQLPFLRIDEVQIQAGILQYSREFAQNMLSFGTSLARDGAKLVMHFLLMVFILFYFMRDGTKMVAYIKRLSPLRPKQEDYIIDSLKRVARGVLMGCLLVAVLQGFAGGVGLAVAGIPAFFWGGMMALSSLIPVLGTGLIWVPAVGYLFLSGQWKPALFLALWCGIFVVGIDTILRPIFMREASRVSTFYIFIAILGGIYSFGMLGIFYGPLILSFVMVMLQIYLEEYADDLDDHEEAI, from the coding sequence ATGAGCGAATCGAATGGTCCGGCCCCCCTGATCAGCGGGGGCATCTACAAGGTATTCCTGATCCTCCTCCTGCTGTTTTCCCTGTACCTGGGGTTCTCGCTGGTGGAACCCTTCATGCATACCATGATCTTTTCCACGGTGTTGGCCGTCCTGTTTACTCCGGTCTTCAACTGGGCCTTGAAGTTGTGCAAGGGACGGCGGACCTGGGCCTCGGCCCTGACCGTGGGGATTATCGTCTTCGCCCTGGTTCTGCCCTTGGCCTTCCTGTTCATGGCCCTGATCAGCCAGGGCGTGGAGTCTTTGGTCTCCCTGAACGCCTGGATCGCCCAGGGTTCCTACAAGTCTTTCCTCAGCCTGGAGATGCTCGACAAATACGCGAATCTTCTCCATGAGCAGTTGCCGTTCCTGCGCATTGACGAGGTCCAGATCCAGGCGGGTATTCTCCAATATTCCCGCGAGTTCGCCCAGAACATGCTGTCCTTCGGAACGTCTCTGGCCCGGGACGGGGCCAAGCTGGTCATGCATTTTCTGCTGATGGTCTTCATCCTCTTCTACTTCATGCGCGACGGCACCAAGATGGTCGCCTACATCAAGCGCCTCTCGCCGTTGCGGCCCAAGCAGGAGGATTATATCATCGACAGCCTGAAGCGGGTGGCCCGGGGTGTGCTCATGGGCTGCCTTCTGGTGGCCGTGCTCCAGGGCTTCGCTGGAGGGGTGGGGCTGGCCGTGGCCGGCATCCCGGCCTTTTTCTGGGGCGGCATGATGGCTCTTTCCTCGCTCATTCCCGTGCTCGGCACCGGTTTGATCTGGGTGCCCGCCGTGGGGTATCTGTTTCTCTCCGGGCAGTGGAAGCCGGCCCTTTTCCTGGCCCTGTGGTGCGGCATCTTCGTCGTCGGCATCGACACCATCCTGCGGCCCATCTTCATGCGCGAAGCCTCGCGCGTTTCGACCTTTTACATCTTCATCGCCATCCTCGGCGGCATCTACTCCTTCGGCATGCTGGGTATCTTTTACGGCCCGCTGATCCTGAGCTTCGTCATGGTCATGCTGCAAATCTACCTGGAGGAATACG
- a CDS encoding transporter substrate-binding domain-containing protein — protein sequence MKRIITLVAVLSLLLCAAMSAQAADIELAKKSTLEQIVQSGTLRVGLEAGYMPFEMTDKKGNIVGFDVDMVKEMAKAMGVKLELINTAWDGIIPGLLSGKYDLIASGMTINQERNLKVNFASPYIIVGQTALIAKKSADKFKSWKDLNQPGVVITSKLGTTGEQAAKRLFPKATYKSFEMEDQAMLETMNGKADATVYDLPMTSIFYSQHGKDAGMVLLKEPFTYEPLGWAINKGDPDFLNWLNNFIVQIKNDGRYERIYNKWFGSNDWYNNIQ from the coding sequence ATGAAACGCATTATTACCCTTGTGGCCGTGCTGTCTCTGCTGCTGTGCGCCGCCATGTCCGCTCAGGCTGCCGACATCGAACTCGCCAAGAAATCCACCCTGGAGCAAATCGTCCAAAGCGGCACCCTGCGCGTGGGCCTCGAAGCCGGCTACATGCCCTTTGAAATGACTGACAAAAAGGGCAACATCGTCGGTTTCGACGTCGACATGGTTAAAGAAATGGCCAAAGCCATGGGCGTCAAGCTCGAACTGATCAACACCGCCTGGGACGGCATCATCCCCGGCCTGCTCTCCGGCAAGTACGACCTCATCGCCTCCGGCATGACCATCAACCAGGAGCGCAACCTGAAGGTCAACTTCGCCTCCCCCTACATCATCGTCGGCCAGACCGCTCTGATCGCCAAGAAGTCCGCCGACAAGTTCAAATCCTGGAAGGATCTGAACCAACCGGGCGTCGTCATCACCTCCAAGCTGGGCACCACCGGCGAACAGGCCGCCAAGCGCCTCTTCCCCAAGGCCACCTACAAATCCTTCGAGATGGAGGACCAGGCCATGCTGGAAACCATGAACGGCAAAGCCGACGCCACGGTCTACGACCTGCCCATGACCTCCATCTTCTACAGCCAGCACGGCAAGGATGCAGGCATGGTTCTCCTGAAGGAGCCCTTCACCTATGAGCCGCTGGGCTGGGCCATCAACAAGGGTGATCCCGATTTCTTGAACTGGCTGAACAACTTCATCGTCCAGATCAAGAATGACGGC